One window from the genome of Streptococcus salivarius encodes:
- the prmA gene encoding 50S ribosomal protein L11 methyltransferase translates to MDKWQELTIEVNREVEEAASNILIESGSQGVAIDDSADYLENADRFGELYPEVEQVETVKITAYYPESADIEAITKQVNERLAELTDFGLETGDIHLATQELVEEDWAENWKKYYEPARITHDLTIVPSWTDYEASEGEKIIKLDPGMAFGTGTHPTTKMSLFALEQVLRGGETVIDVGTGSGVLSIASSLLGAKEIYAYDLDDVAVRVAQENIDMNPDMENIHVAAGDLLKGVTQEADVIVANILADILIHLTEDAYRLVKDEGYLIMSGIISEKWDMVRESAEKAGFFLETHMVQGEWNACVFKKTDDISGVIGG, encoded by the coding sequence ATGGACAAATGGCAAGAATTAACGATTGAAGTTAATCGTGAGGTCGAAGAAGCGGCTTCTAATATTTTAATTGAGTCTGGGAGCCAGGGTGTGGCTATTGATGATAGTGCAGATTATTTGGAAAATGCGGACCGTTTTGGGGAACTTTATCCTGAGGTTGAGCAGGTTGAGACGGTTAAAATTACGGCTTATTATCCAGAGTCAGCAGATATCGAGGCCATTACTAAGCAGGTCAATGAGCGTTTGGCTGAGTTGACAGATTTTGGTCTTGAAACAGGAGATATTCACTTGGCTACTCAAGAATTGGTTGAAGAGGATTGGGCTGAGAATTGGAAAAAATACTATGAACCAGCACGAATTACCCATGATTTGACCATCGTACCGTCATGGACGGATTATGAAGCATCAGAGGGGGAAAAGATCATTAAGTTGGATCCTGGTATGGCCTTTGGGACAGGAACACATCCAACAACTAAGATGAGCCTCTTTGCCTTGGAGCAGGTGCTTCGTGGTGGTGAGACGGTGATTGATGTGGGGACTGGTTCAGGTGTCCTCTCGATTGCCAGCTCTCTGCTTGGTGCCAAGGAAATCTACGCTTATGACCTTGATGATGTGGCGGTTCGAGTGGCACAGGAAAACATTGATATGAATCCTGATATGGAAAATATCCACGTTGCTGCGGGAGATCTTTTGAAGGGTGTGACGCAAGAAGCTGATGTTATCGTGGCTAATATTTTGGCGGACATTCTCATTCATCTGACGGAAGATGCCTACCGTTTGGTTAAGGATGAAGGTTATTTGATTATGTCAGGTATTATTTCTGAAAAATGGGATATGGTGCGTGAATCGGCTGAGAAAGCAGGTTTCTTCCTAGAAACTCACATGGTTCAGGGAGAGTGGAATGCTTGTGTCTTCAAAAAGACGGATGATATTTCAGGTGTGATCGGAGGCTAA
- a CDS encoding 16S rRNA (uracil(1498)-N(3))-methyltransferase: MQQYFIKGQVENPVIIKDKDTVKHMFNVMRLTEDDQVVLVFEDGIKRLARVTDRENHVFEVIEDLTDNVEMPVSVTIASGFPKGDKLELVTQKATELGAQAIWAFPADWSVVKWDGKKLAKKEDKLAKIGLGAAEQSKRNRVPEVRLFEKKGEFLSELDNFDKIFIAYEETAKAGELATLARELAQVENGQKILFIFGPEGGISPSEIDAFEEAGGIKIGLGPRIMRTETAPLYALSSVSYALELNK; this comes from the coding sequence ATGCAACAGTATTTTATAAAGGGGCAGGTTGAAAATCCAGTAATCATCAAAGACAAGGATACTGTGAAGCATATGTTTAACGTTATGCGTTTAACAGAGGATGATCAGGTTGTCTTGGTTTTTGAAGATGGTATCAAGCGTCTTGCGCGTGTGACTGACCGTGAGAATCATGTCTTTGAAGTGATTGAAGACTTAACTGATAATGTCGAGATGCCTGTTTCTGTAACCATTGCCTCAGGTTTTCCCAAGGGAGATAAGCTGGAGTTGGTGACACAAAAGGCAACAGAGCTTGGAGCTCAGGCTATTTGGGCCTTCCCTGCCGACTGGTCTGTGGTTAAGTGGGATGGTAAGAAGCTTGCCAAGAAGGAAGATAAGCTTGCCAAGATTGGTCTAGGAGCTGCAGAACAATCCAAGCGTAATCGTGTTCCAGAAGTCAGATTGTTCGAGAAAAAAGGGGAATTTCTATCAGAATTAGATAATTTTGATAAGATTTTTATCGCCTATGAGGAAACAGCCAAAGCAGGTGAGTTGGCTACTCTAGCTCGTGAGTTGGCTCAGGTAGAGAATGGTCAGAAAATTCTCTTTATCTTCGGACCAGAAGGTGGTATTTCTCCGTCTGAGATTGACGCCTTTGAAGAGGCTGGTGGTATTAAAATTGGCCTTGGACCTCGTATTATGCGGACGGAAACTGCTCCTCTCTATGCTTTGAGTAGTGTCAGTTATGCCTTGGAATTGAATAAGTAA